The DNA window TTGGCGGCGCATAGTTGAAACTCCGTTGGAGCACGACGATCACGCAGTAACGAACGTGGGAAAACACAGAGGTCGCTGCCGGTGTCGACCAAAAATTGCGTCTTCGAGAAACGGTCGGTTACGAAAAGGCGACCAGCAGAAGATGGGCAATCGTCAGTCGCCATTACCGACTGCCCTTCGAGTTTTCCGACTTATAATCGCAGGGGCGGACGCATTTGCTGGCCCTGTCTCCAAACTTGGCGTGGTACCAACAAAGTGGATATTTTCGGTAGTTGGACTGTGACCGTTGTCTTGAAGATGATCCGCTACGGGGTCGAGCAGTTCGGGACCTAGATCTTCCACTTCTCTGGGATGCCAGCTTCTGGAATTGCCTCCGAAGTTCGGCTACTTCCCGTGTCAAATCACTGATTACAGAACTGGGATTATCTTGACTCACGGAGGCGACCTTTGGAGACGTCGTAGATAAGTCGTTGACTCGATCCGCCAAATCAGCCAGATCTTCAAGCGAAGTTGTACCTGGTTGACCTGCAAGTACTGTGTGAATGCCATAAGGGAGACGACTGATCCATATGGTCTTCAGAAAGTCGTCTGGAACATCGGATCCGGCGAGACTTTGTAAATGTCGAAGAAAGCGGGACGGTTTTCGATCCCCGAGCTCTTCATGCATGAGTAATTGCTTAAGCTTCTTTTCATTCGACTCAGTTAATCGCTTAATGAGCAACGCTTTTAAtgtgtcatatttattttccgctggtggttttataataatatcttttaccTCTTTCGAGTACTGATTGTCCAGTTGGTTAATAACATGATTAAATTTAGTCTGGTCACTGGTTATTCTATTAATAGCGAATTGTCCTTCCACTTGGGCGAACCAAATCTCCGGTTCTTCAGGCCAAAAAGGTGGAATGCGTATGCTCACCTTGTATACCTCGCCATCACGATCTGTCGACGCTTTCCCATCACTAGCTGTAGACGGTGTGCCGCGTGCTTTCTCCATTTTAAATTTTGGTCCGTGTGGAGGTCACCAATATAAGGGTTTTGCTATGATCCCCAATGACTGGGTGACAATTAATGCAGAccttatttttatgtgtgtcTAAAAGAAAAACACTCCATACAGTTATACAGTTATATCCTACACACAACACAGAAGGCACCATTAAACAGAAGCACAAGCACAAAATAATCTACAGTGAAGTAACAATGGACAGTTCAACATTACAACACAGAAAGGAAGAATTAAGAGGAACTagcatacaaatataacattccGCGTAGCGTAAGCGGCAGCGGTAGCGGGAGCGAGCAGCGTGCGTTCCGCGTCTATTACAGGTCTCGACTGGCTGGTCAGCCGGCGATGTGACGTGGCGCTGCAACGTGTGCGCACCGCACCGCACCTCACACCGCTGACTCCTTGTGCGTAAGGATATACCTATACGCAGAAGGTGTGACACTGCTCGATGGTTAATGTTAATATCGACATCGACAAATGGTTACGCATTGAAGTAATGTGCTTGTATatatctaagtaataaatataatattatgattgttgtGAATAGTTACtgtaagtgtaaataaatatatataatgtaaaaatatacttttatgtagatagatattttatatataattatgttcagtGTAGGAAAGTTGCCTACACTATATTTTCCccagatttttataaatctttttaaagcTGACTAGATTTTGATGGCGACTCCACCCTCGTGAATTTTTTTAtccaagataaatattttcccggtataaaagtaACTATACCTAGCACTCAGaggtaatatagcttcctattaataaaataaatcaaagtcggtttagtagttactgagattatcgcgttcaatcaaacaaactcttcaccaACATTAGTatggattaaataaataattagaacaTTTCATTTGAAACCTAATTAAACTCCGATCACAAGTTAAAATTAGGGTTCAAATCCATTAATTACTATACCTGTTAATTAAAGTTTCTTGACATTTCAAATGAAAAATCTAAGGTAAAAATCtagatttattataactacatGCCTTGTGGTGATCCCTCCTTATGGGATTGACAAACTTATCATCTTCAAGCACATTTGGGCTATTTTTACGAATTGGAAGACTTTAATACCTTTATGGGAATCCATTATTTTCGCAGACAtaaaaaaacgcgttatcgctaccgtcATTTGGGGGGAAGTggtgttggtttcaccggtctttcGAATCAATGTCGTTACTCGGGAGTATACCATCATCCGAGTGAgtattggaccgagtccctaacccctgtataccaccggcataccaaccaaaacccaaCCAGCAACGACTTGGTTGTGTCTCTGGCATGACTAAATACATGGGCGGattctgcttaccatcaggtggactgCTTGCTCGTTtcgcaattaaaaaaaataataaatccaaaaaataagtattctaaaactataatttttcaaGTTGTCATTCTGTAACCTGCCAAAAAATTTATTGGGTGCTTGCTAAGgcaattaaaaaatctaaaaataacttatatttctaaaagtatAATTTCTCAAGTCATTCTGAACCCTgtcaataagaaaaaaatacaaaatcgcggtaaaatccgaacactagtttttttaaaactataatttttcaaGTTGTCATACTGAACTGTATAAAATGGCAGCTCCACCGTGGGTCGAATCGTCAGATCACGTCTGAACGAATACATTATCCTATTTGCTTTACAGACGTTTTGTATGGAAGAATCAAATTGCAAATGGCCGACTTTCCCGTTTTATTTTCTGCACCTAATGTCGTAGATTTGAATAAGTAGATATAAAGAACAGAGATTCATTTGAAGTTGCTTTTACTCATAGTATCGTATGTTTACCAAAGTAAATAATAGTCTCTATATCAATACGCTTAGAGGTGATTTTTCAATGGTGACATAATTATCATAAACGACTTCTTTGTGTACTTATTGCTGTTACAGATAAGAAAATGCACAAAAtgaaacatagtcaaataccctattgctTAAAGTCGAAAATGGCCTGTAGACGGTATAGGGCCACtgactataaattattaaaaataataccacaATGTTTAGGCTcaggatttgaacccaagaTCTCTGGCCACAGCTCTATACTACGCGTGGACCAAGGTAACGTGTACTTCttgttaatatacaaaaaaaaatcattggaAATATGCAACATACGTAATGGATTGATGTATTACCTAACTTTGTCTCTCGTTCTTACgtcaaataatgatttcttacttacgcaaatgttagatatctaaatgttatttatactaCACAGtcgtaaaatgtagatagatattgaaattaacttttcggacgactaaCACCTTAGTCCCCCTGTACTAGACGATAAAGGATAAACCCGtaattcatagacgtttttatctaaggacggagtaaagctgtgataacaagtctgtttctcagtgctgacggcatggcagccttcgcagtgcgtagacatagggccgttgtgattggctaatattgagatataacttgaatctagtttgctgtcagataaacaaagctgaacaaacagcaagctgtcaaataataaagccgacaaacagacttgttatcacaggaaTGCTccttccttagataaaaaacgtctatgaataagggggtaagtcttcgaaacgtttcaagaatcataatataaaaaccacgataaaatccgaaaaatagttttacgtCAAATAAAACTACAGTAAGAGAGCAGatttttacaacttttaataaatgttttaagacAGTTTTCTCTAGATATTGTATGAAAACATAAAAGTGGAATAAGGTTAGGTGGCTAAGACCTTTAATTGTCGAGTGTGACATTTCTTGCTTCTGCATTTTAGCTTTCTCGACTATAATTTCCAGACGTCATAGAGTCCTTTGTCCCTTATCATCTTTAGCCTGAATTCTGTATCTGTAACAAAAACCCGTTATCCTTGCGTGTAAGCGAGAAAGCTATCAATCATCAATAATTTATGTGCCATTTAAGGTTGTCGCACACTTACTTCTAGTTAATAATCGCCTTCCCCAGTAATACTGGGGAAAgcgattatttttttctatagaaagaaagatttttttctatagaATGGCAAATATATCGTTTTCgtaattttacggattttatcaaggttttttatattataatctttcaaacataaaaaattatttatattataatctaaatattacagccaataaaactaatttgtacAACACTTATCATTTTATACTAATCACGTTGCCAATAAGTTGtttccataataatttcttacattaacgcgaatattaaactataaaataaaaccacgaaaaattataatataaaaaatagcaaatccgtaaaatagttttctgaCAAAGAAGTTTGCAATTTAAACTTTGAACCTGTTCATAAATGTTACGGAATATGGTGACGTCTCTTGGCGCTGTAGATACAACTTTACATCCATGGATTAATTATtcatatgtatgtaagttaataatatgtttgtgttATGATTGTGCaccttttttgtataataagtgACTCGCATAGTGGTTGCACGTGGGTTTGTAAAACGCGAAACAAAGCACGAAATGAAAGTGCAAAGCAGTTAATAAAAGGATTATTTGATATCTCCCTTCCTGCCCTAACAATAAACTTCCAAATTGCTTGTGAATTTGTATTAAGTATGTCCCAACCCTAACCCTGAAAGGGAAACTGACAATGACAAAAGCGGGTCTATATTTTAGAGGAAAAAACAACGATTTACAAAAAATCCTTTCACTGGCGCACAAAGAATCACTATCGGAATCACACGGCATAAGAAATACCGACGTCTCTGTCACacaatgttatctttatttcGATGGCCTTCAATAGGGTATGGAACTAGCGGTGGCGAAGTATGAAATTCTACAAAGCTACAATACTACTAATACTAATTACAGTTCAATTTTAGTGCATTGTGCTATAAATaaaatcggcgatagcctagttaggtgtggaacggactgccgagacgaatgtgcgcaggttcaaatcccaagagcacacacctctgacttttctaaaaaatcatgtgtgtattcttagtgaatttatcgttcgctttaacgatgaaggaaaacatcgtgaggaaacctgcacatctgagaagttctctataggaatttcgaaggtgtgtgaagtcttccaatccgcactaggccagcgtggtggactaaggcctaatccctctcagtagtagagaaggcccgtgctcagcagtgggcaagtatataatacatggctgatattattattattatgctataaatatcaattatttatttatgatgtttcttttttaacagTTCGCTCACAtgtattacaaaagggaagc is part of the Manduca sexta isolate Smith_Timp_Sample1 unplaced genomic scaffold, JHU_Msex_v1.0 HiC_scaffold_853, whole genome shotgun sequence genome and encodes:
- the LOC119193657 gene encoding uncharacterized protein LOC119193657, producing MEKARGTPSTASDGKASTDRDGEVYKVSIRIPPFWPEEPEIWFAQVEGQFAINRITSDQTKFNHVINQLDNQYSKEVKDIIIKPPAENKYDTLKALLIKRLTESNEKKLKQLLMHEELGDRKPSRFLRHLQSLAGSDVPDDFLKTIWISRLPYGIHTVLAGQPGTTSLEDLADLADRVNDLSTTSPKVASVSQDNPSSVISDLTREVAELRRQFQKLASQRSGRSRSRTARPRSGSSSRQRSQSNYRKYPLCWYHAKFGDRASKCVRPCDYKSENSKGSR